A region of the Carya illinoinensis cultivar Pawnee chromosome 16, C.illinoinensisPawnee_v1, whole genome shotgun sequence genome:
TCAATCACTCTACTGCAAAATCATGATTACTAGCACTTGTAGGTATACTACTAGAACAACAAAAGGACATGGAGTCTGTTGCTTCCTAGAGCAGATAAAGCTACCTTATGGGAAAACCTTAGACATTGTCGGTGTGGATACTGGTTCATTACAGGTACATGTTTCTTGGATTCAAAGAATCCTATATTTGTCGAGTGTTGACTTCTCTGAGCTCCTGATGCATCTCAATCTCACATGGTAGCATTTTCAGGGGTTCAGAATATAATTTACCAGTTTGATGACTACTTACGTAATATATTGGACCAGTATTTCTACTGTTTTCTTATGTGACTCAATGCATACCAGGTGGTAAAGGGATAGGGTAAAGCTGCAATAGGGCATAGGCTTTGATCTTGCCTAGCAAAAGAAATGTATGGTCATTGTATTTCACCCACATTTCTACTCGTGATTTCAGTTCTTCGAGCAGGGGGGCCAGTCATATCAACTTCTCTGGCTGAGACTGGGGGGGGCACTAACAATATTGGATAATTTCAATGGATACAGGAACATATACTTGGTGACTTTTGGTTCACAATTGCAGCTAGGCAGTAAGACTTCTGGGACGTGATATTATGCAATTCTTTTACTCGATATTTTTTCCCCAGGATTAGATAGCAAGATCTATGGAGCATCATTTTAAGTTAGTTTCTTGAGTTCTTAAGCCAATGGGCCTATGAAATTCTGGGGTAATAAAAGTCTTTATATGTCTATTTTGGAAGCTTAATAAACTGCTAGGCTTTTGGTACCTGCTTTCACAATCATTCCTTGGCTTCTGCAACAGGCTTCTGACTTAGGTATGATACTGAATATTCTGCAAAATAATAATTGACTATGATTACCACATTATGGGAATTCACTGAAATTTTAGATCTATAATATCACATTACTCTTTATACAAGGGTGAGGGTAATCGACATTACTCTTTATACGAGGGTGAGGGTAATCGATTTAGTTTATTGCccaaagttttcattttatgttCTCTtacttgtttcttcttcttttttgccttttttaaatttgaaggatttgaTGCTTAGGGGATCATCGAGTGAAATTGGACACAGTCAGTTACATTGGCTGACAAGGACACTAGAAGCAATCAGTGGTAACTGGTAAAACTCATGTCTGTTGTATAGGCTATTAAGAGGCCTTGTGGTCGTACTTGCAACTTGcaagattttgaattaaatcTATAGAAATGAGATGTGATGGTCTTTGGGATATTTACATAAGATTGGAAATTATGGTATAAACACCACTTTGAATCACGGAATGAATCTTTTGTCCATTGTGAATCTAGGCGCATTGTTGTTGGATTCCATCAATTGGTTGCTTGTGAAGAGAACAATGAGCAAATGGAGGCAAAGCAACTTTATGAGCTTCTACACCATACTTTTGTAAGATTTGGAGTTGTAAGTGTTAAATCACTATATCTAATGTTTACATTTATATTCCTCCACTCACAGCGTTTTGAATTTCTTGATATGTATCAATTCTATACATGATGGCATAACTGACTACTAACGGATATGCTTAACCTCTCCCAGAATGCGTACCTAAGCGGACATGATTGCACTAAACATGTTCGTCCTGGCAACATTGCTTACATTGGGAATCCGGCCTCGAGAGAGAAAGAACCTTATTCGGCAACTGTAAGTGGACAACCAGCCTTGAATGGGTAATTACTTCTCTTTTCAGTTTCAACGTTCTGCATTTTACTCCACACATGCAACCGTTTCCTgacttttttcttttgggttcTCCTCAGAGAATTGGTCAatggctttcttcttcacagaGTCAGCGCAATAGAAATTGTGGGTATTAAATCTTTGTGCATTATAAATGCGCCTTAAAGAAATTTGAGGATGTTTGGATAATCGAAAAGTGTGAGTTAGTCTACTATGTTTGACATGGAACACAGTTGACTAACTCAACATCCATCTAAACATCTAGATGCTGTCTAAAAGCTCTTATCCAAATCACCAACTGATGCATTTGTTGTGTTGCAGGCAACCTACTTCATTTCCTCAGCTGGGGAAATTGTGCACGAAATTGTGCTCCAACACAGGGGTAAGGAGGTGATGTAAAATCCTCATTTTGAGGATCAAAACTTTTCCCTTGTGTGAAGCCATGATGCAATCTTCAAAAAGAAACTGCATTTGAATTGCCCCTCGACTTGAAGCAAGTTTTCCTATGTCAGATACACCATTCATTCTCAACAAGTTTTCAACCGTTTGAAAGTACTATTTTGTTGGGGACTAGAAAATGTGATTATCAATTTGTTGAGGAATAATTCCATATTGCCTGTAAACAAGGCATTGGACATTTTTATAAGGAATGAGACGAGTTAAGcccataaaattttttttaatgtatatttCTTTCTATTTATATGGATTCAAATTTAAGTTTATAACAGAAGAAAGATGGATACATAAGATGTATCATTGACCATTTATAATTATCCGAGTGAATTTTCATAACAAACATCTTTTCCCTAATACTATGTTGGTTATTTTATGTGTGTATCACTCTTACGACGGCATaatcctaaaaataattttgaataatcagatttatttgaaaatgaagtttCAGGTACtagttatatatgtataaactaACACTAATATTGAATCAAAAGTCTTACACTCAAGAGCTATGCaaccatcaataaatattatagaaatTCTCGAGGTGGAAGCCAGACAGAAACCGAACGGGCAATGGACTGATGGAGTGGGAAGTTCTGAAAACTCACGTGACATGGAGCAAAACCATGAGGACGACAAAGTATAGTGTTGTAATATAAATAGTCCTCCGAGGAGGACATTTAGGGTTCACTCTCATTAGTTTAAGAATGAGGCTCTGCTCTCAGAGACGATGGCTGGCGGCGCCCTTTTGAAAGGCGGTGTTTGCCCTCCGTCTCTGGACGCCTGCGGAGCCGATGATTTTCTTAGAGCACtcccaagtcccaatggattaTCTATATGATCATGCATGCAcacagactctctctctctctctctctctctctctctgtctctctatctatccatatgcatatatatatatatataataaatgaggCGGTGATGATGTTCTCAGCTTGTACTACCAGATACTGGATAAAGGGCAGACCCGTTTCTTGGCGGGGCGACTCCGAGCCTCCTGTGTTAAAGTGACTGCTTTGTCCTTTTTCAGTGGCAGCTCCTTGTTGCAGCCATGGCCGGTGGATTTCCTTTCTCCTTTTGTCTGATAAAAGGCGAATCTGAGCCTcgattactctctctctctctctctctctctctctgtgctcaGCATCTAAAGGCAGCCTAGTGTCCCAACGGAGCCTCATTTATACATGAAAAATTCTACTAATCATCCCTAAACCCCGAGGCGGTGATGATATCCTCAGCGTAAACTATCAGACACTGGATAAAGGGCAGACCCGTTTCGTGGCGGGGCAACTACGAGCCTCCTGTGTTAAAGTGACTACTTTGTCCTTTTTCGTTGGCAGCTCCTTGTTGTAGCCATGGCCGGTGGATTTCCTTTCTCCTTTTGTCTGAGAAAAGGCGAATCTGAGCCTCGATTTCTCTCTCTTATCTCTCTCTGCTCTTTTTCGCAGCCATGGCCGGTGGGGAGCTCAAAGATTTACCAAATGTTTACTCCAATATATGACAGTGTCACTTGGTACATGTACAATAACTTCTGAAAATGAGGCTCTACGCTTAGAGAAAGCGGGGAGCAGTAATCTCTGTTTTCCTCCTTTTTCTCTGAATGCTTGCGAGCCGATGATTCTCATCAATATAATCGTCGTCGtcgtcatcttcttcttctgtaaAAGTGAATAGAATTGAGGTGGTGATGATTTATTGAGTCTATTCAGAGAATGAGAAGAACGGCCCGTTTCTTGGCGGGGCGACTAGGCTCGGTGGTTCTCTCTGTGCGTAAAATGACTGCTGTCTTTTTTCCACAGGCAACTCTGGTCTCTGTCGCAGCCGTGGAGGGTAATTTTTTCCTCGTCTATGAATACTCTAATCCGAGACGAACACCCCCAACATCatccccacccccccccccccccccccctctccgggtctcaattaattttctcaaaattttttctcGTGGTTTTCCCCTCCCTTTTTTTTGTCTGTTTTGTTTCACTTATGATCTCTACGTTCGACCAATTTTTTTCTTGGGTTCTTACAGAACAAAGAAAGTTCAGATTTTTGGTAAAAAGttgtaaaattttcaaatcaggTATGTGTGCCTCCGTATATATATGCTAAATGACTAACATGTATGCACACTTGTTAGTAGTTACATGCACTAATTATAAAAATCCACTCAAATTAATCTCTTATATGGTACGAGCTAATTGTCAATGTCTACTATATCAAAGGAAGTAAGAGAGTGAAAATCTCAGGCTGGCACAAGCCACATCACAATTGATCCATCGTCTCAGTGTCCTATGGAGAATATTAAAGCAAGCACAATGATTGATACCATAGAAAGGCTCACGCTCGCAACATTTGCCAACGCACTTGAACCAGGTGCCTCAGCTCCATTAACTGTTGAAGGAGCAGCATCAGTGATGTTGGCCACAGGTGGAAGTGGAGGATCAACAACGTCTGAAACCTGGAGGGGTGGAAGCGGTGTTTCTGCTGGTGGCTGTGCTTCACGAGGAACCAAGGAAAGTAGAGAACCTGCTTGTGCGGGTAGGATGTTGTATTCTGGTTTATCTGTATTTGTACATGGGCTTTCTGCAATACCCATAAAGAGCAATGTGTGAAGCATTTCAATGTATAGACCCTATTTTTCCAACTGAAAACTATGTGCTATTCATTTGATCAGCATCATTTCGTCAAATGGCCAACAGAACTTAAGCAAGGTTGGAACTTTTTAACACTTACTCATGTATTTACTAGCAGTTCCCGGGTACTCAGTTATGATCCCATCAACTCCGGCTCCTTCAACAAAAGTAGCAATCTCCACAATAGGATCCGAGAAGTAGTCAAATGCGAGTGTGATGTACTCATTCTTCAGGACATAGACATAGACTGAGATATTTGCTTTCTGAAACTCCCCAACAACATTGGTCAAAGCTGTGGTGAAGTACTCATTAATCTGAATGATGGATGCCCTCGAAATGGCAACTGCATCAGCAAACTTCTTGATTTCCTGCACTGGCTGTTTGGGTGCATCACCGATTTTGTCTTCAATTGACAACACTCTCTTATAGGTTGGCACATTCATGAACTTGGACAGCACTGAAGTGTCATCGGATTGGATCAATACTTGTTGAGTGGATTGCTTGTCGAAGGTGGCATTGCTCAAGGCAGTGGTAACGGCACCTACAATGTCAAGCCCCTTCTTTGATGCTAGGTAGGCAGCATTCTGAGAgagaaatattggcatcaattttTGGAATATAAATTGGAAAACCTTGGAGCTGAGACACGATGGAGAATAGTGTCTATGTGGgtgttatttgatttgatttgacaTGGTGAACAATGAGGTTTTATAGAAAGACCAGATATTACACTTACCTGAATGTTGATCAGAACTCCAGAAACTGCCTTTGTCTTTGCTAAATCCAGAAATTCAGGAAGGCTGGTAAATTTACCCGCATTTTTGTACGCTGGGTTTCTTTGGAAGTCCTGGTAAACACTTGCGATTTGAGCTGCAATATGAATGATTCAGGCATAAGGAAGGATTAGAAGCTTAGGAAACCTCCATGGGTGCAGtgaatggaagaaaagaaaagatctttttaagaaatttacgcTTCAAGGTTTGAATCTCGCTCCATGTTAGGTCAAATGAAAAGACTCCAGCCTTCGGTTGGATTTCTGGGACAGTAGTAGATCTAGACATGAATGTAGTCATAGCAGTAGTATCTCCCACGAGGTCAGCTGTATCCAAGCAAAACGCCACTCCGTCCTTTGACATTTGAACCGAACAGTCTATTATGTCTGCCCCGTCATCTACTGCTTGCTGATAAGCAAGATCGGTGCTGCCAGGATAGATTCCACTTGCTCCATCTTTAGTGATGATCAAAGCTTTTCCTGAAAATGCACCAAATTTTTGTTCGCAAATGACTCTTTCTTTATCTTCTTGACCATATCTAAGAAAATTTAAGGTCGTAATATGTGCTTTGGGAAAGATTTAATACTAGTATCATACCCTTGATGGGCTTGCTCACATTCTTCTTATTTGCAAAGCATCCTGCGCCAACAAGAGCATTGGCAGGGTCAGACCATAACTCAAGAACCAATGGAATGCCGATCTATATTCTTGAGCTAAATGTTTGGGTTCCCCATATAGTATATTTTCAATTACGTGATTGTTATACAGCTCATGAAATGAAACGTTAAGGGAAGCATAGATTAAGGCATGGCAGCTAGGGTATCTCACCAATGGCTTCTGATGCTGTAGGGGGGAAATCTGTAAGCACCCCATCAACAGAAAACGCAGAATTATCAACAAACTGAATGTATTCATTTGTCGGATCATAACTATAGTTATAGCTTGCAACAAGATCATTTGCAAAACCAGACGCATATACTTCTAGTCCTTGTTTGTGAGCATCAGATACAAGCGTAGTAGGAGTTCCTAAATACTTGTTTGCCTGTACTGGCCATATGTATTCTTTGGGAACAAGGATTCCAGATGCAAATGACTTGATCGAGGCAAGATCCTGCAGCAGTAAGCTGTACTTTTTTTTGGATGTGGGTTCAATCTCGTCTGCACCAAGGAACTGGAAGACGAGCTTTGTCTTGGCTTTGTTCACTTTGCCAGCCATGCTCTTCAAGAAACCAATCTCAGGAGATGAAAGGTAGTTGATACCCATAAGTCTTATTGCCTTTTGAACATATGAAGCCGGGCTGTGGTTGTGTTGTGTATTGAAGGAATCGTACTGCACACCAAAGCCATCTTAGAAAATAATGAATGAATGATGGTCTAGATTGAGTTTAGATGGAGAGAGACCTGAACATTCAACCAAAATTGGGCTGGTTTAATTCCCGTTACATCCTCAACAGCGGAAATAGGTGATTGTAAATCAAACAAACTTGGTCGAGAGAGTATGCCCTGAGTCACTGTTAAGAAGATCATCGCAAAGCAAATAGGTTAACTTGGTATACATTAACTTGTTTCCTGCTACAAGTTCTTGAAATATCTGCATACATGGCTACCACGGCAACTTGTTTCATCATGTTAGGTATTATTATGTATTATATCTGTATTAGTTCTTCACACTCCAGAAAATACCATCAATTATCTGGTTGTGTTTCTTCATAACACGAATATTGTGCGAAATGTTCCTAGCATATacgtttctttttttgtttcaaaaactTCTTGTTAATTGCCATCTCGCTGGCAAGCTACTAAATAAATGTTTAAAAGAACATAAACACTAAATGTGAATTGGGTCCTCCATATCAGTAGGTTGTTCAAAAGAAAATGCAGAGAATTCTAAATGCTATACCTACTATATACGAAAGaaagaggagaaagaaaagTTGTTTGAGACTGACATGATACATTGTTGAATAGCTGATCGATCGTATAATCCACAGCAAACCATCCGTCCACTTGCTTTCCATTTACATCGTAGGTCTTCTGCCCCTTTGGGTATACCGTTGCTATATTGGTCGAATTATCGAGCCTGATATCCGAGAGGCATATACCAATGCCATCTTTTGTTAGTTGTAGATTGCAGAATAACACCGTATCCGGCAGACTCAAAGTCTGTGCCATTTGATTTGCAAATGAGCTCGACTCTGGAAACAGTCCTGAGAACCCGCCTCTGGCTATCACAAGGGGCCGTTCACCTGCAGCAAGTGCAATACATAGTGTCTCAAAATCTATTGTTAGAAATAATTATAACACGATTATctccattattttctttttagtttattCTGACCGGTGTCCTTCCGACCACCCTACGAGGGTGCGGGAGACTAGTTCAGACTCTCCCTCCTCAAGAAACCAGATCTTGGAACTTGGTACAGGGATCTAATTCCTGTTAATTGATAAAACAGAATTAGTAAGACCGGTCACCGGATTATTACCATTTAGAGTCAGCCATTTCTGTGATGGAGCCTCTGACAACTTTTGCCCTAAAGTTGAATGGATAAGCACAGAAATTAAAAGTAAGATCCTGATCATCTTCTTCTGATGAGCCTGTCATGTATTAAAAAGTTACTTGGTCAATGAACAACATGAAACAGAAGGACAAAGAAAAGGAACATTACAATGACTTGCACTACTCaaatttcaaatccttttttgttgttgttggggAGGGGTAGAGCATTTGGCATACTTCCTCATCTCTTAATTTGGAAGAGTAAATCTGTCAGTTAGAACTGTAGGCCATGAATGTAGCCATAATAGCTTGTAACTCTTCCTTACATATTAATGCAGACAGTTTTTCTTTTCCATGTTTTATTAACTTGTAGTTTTAATGACTTCCGGAAAGTCAATATTTTCCCATCAAAGATTGTTTTTTATATCCCCTACGAGAATTGAATTGCAGTATTTACTTCCTCCAGTACATTTTCCGACATCCAAATTTAGGAACATAATGGCATGAAAATCTTGAAATTCCTGGCCTGTAATGAAAACGGACTCAAAATATTCGAACTTACTTGCATCTTGTAGTTTATGATGAGGACATAAGCATTACCCTGTCAAGTTCCTGGGAAAAAAAACTCTAGGGAATGTGATCGAAAAGTGGAGGTGATGAAGAAGACTGGAATTTGATTTACTCCCAAAATggtgttttctttttccctccctcTTTTCTGGTGACTCCCACACACATTTCTCGCATTAATAACTGGCCAGGATTCTTTCACTCTAAAAGGAGGGCTAATTATAGTTCCTTGTTTCTAGTGATGAGGCAAGTTGTGTTGTCTTCTTTTCCGCGGGAAAGCAGACAACTCAGAGCCTAAAATGgcttaaatcattttctgaaccAAACCCCCTCCCCAAACACATGACCAACGACGTCTGGTTTGATGGTCTTTTGACGAGGTTTTCTTAAAACAGCTTTGATTTTGAAGTATGGACTTAAATCATCTCGTAAACGCTCGCAGAAAAATGGAGAATAGAACTTAAAGGTAATCATGGCAGGGTTgaaaccatgcatgcatctccCCAGGCAAGATAGTGTAATCAAAACCTCCATGCAGCTAACGAATCCGGCCTCCAAATTAAAAACTTGATGCAACGGTACTACTTCCAAAATCAATGAGCAATTAACTGTCATAAAGATCGAAACTTTCTTCTGTTGACTGATAACAATTAAATCATGTCATGAAGACGCAGAAAACGGTTTTTCCACCTCCCTTTGATCTGTTTTTAACACCAGTCATATATATAACGCCCTCCCTTTGGTCTTATCGTCCACTGATCCACCTCTCCTCACCACTAGATGGCCAGTGTTTTTTGATTGGCTCAAGAGACTCTCGGGTAGCACAAACGCTAGCTTAGAGGCTCCACGCCACTCCATTTTCCCACATTGACATGATTTG
Encoded here:
- the LOC122299099 gene encoding glycerophosphodiester phosphodiesterase GDPDL7; this encodes MQAHQKKMIRILLLISVLIHSTLGQKLSEAPSQKWLTLNGERPLVIARGGFSGLFPESSSFANQMAQTLSLPDTVLFCNLQLTKDGIGICLSDIRLDNSTNIATVYPKGQKTYDVNGKQVDGWFAVDYTIDQLFNNVSLTQGILSRPSLFDLQSPISAVEDVTGIKPAQFWLNVQYDSFNTQHNHSPASYVQKAIRLMGINYLSSPEIGFLKSMAGKVNKAKTKLVFQFLGADEIEPTSKKKYSLLLQDLASIKSFASGILVPKEYIWPVQANKYLGTPTTLVSDAHKQGLEVYASGFANDLVASYNYSYDPTNEYIQFVDNSAFSVDGVLTDFPPTASEAIGCFANKKNVSKPIKGKALIITKDGASGIYPGSTDLAYQQAVDDGADIIDCSVQMSKDGVAFCLDTADLVGDTTAMTTFMSRSTTVPEIQPKAGVFSFDLTWSEIQTLKPQIASVYQDFQRNPAYKNAGKFTSLPEFLDLAKTKAVSGVLINIQNAAYLASKKGLDIVGAVTTALSNATFDKQSTQQVLIQSDDTSVLSKFMNVPTYKRVLSIEDKIGDAPKQPVQEIKKFADAVAISRASIIQINEYFTTALTNVVGEFQKANISVYVYVLKNEYITLAFDYFSDPIVEIATFVEGAGVDGIITEYPGTASKYMKSPCTNTDKPEYNILPAQAGSLLSLVPREAQPPAETPLPPLQVSDVVDPPLPPVANITDAAPSTVNGAEAPGSSALANVASVSLSMVSIIVLALIFSIGH
- the LOC122299100 gene encoding uncharacterized protein LOC122299100 isoform X3, whose translation is MEKPSWFRTIFVQVSLCFVLYLALNLGQPQKPIQRNRSGNRALDLYFISVRGGFRPLKQQTHLLKLMDKVAKVYNVSFVVNTSELGEDDPLMQNGTAFFSSLKIPWYTTRTTKGHGVCCFLEQIKLPYGKTLDIVGVDTGSLQDLMLRGSSSEIGHSQLHWLTRTLEAISGNWRIVVGFHQLVACEENNEQMEAKQLYELLHHTFVRFGVNAYLSGHDCTKHVRPGNIAYIGNPASREKEPYSATRIGQWLSSSQSQRNRNCNLLHFLSWGNCARNCAPTQG
- the LOC122299100 gene encoding uncharacterized protein LOC122299100 isoform X4, with the protein product MEKPSWFRTIFVQVSLCFVLYLALNLGQPQKPIQRNRSGNRALDLYFISVRGGFRPLKQQTHLLKLMDKVAKVYNVSFVVNTSELGEDDPLMQNGTAFFSSLKIPWYTTRTTKGHGVCCFLEQIKLPYGKTLDIVGVDTGSLQDLMLRGSSSEIGHSQLHWLTRTLEAISGNWRIVVGFHQLVACEENNEQMEAKQLYELLHHTFNAYLSGHDCTKHVRPGNIAYIGNPASREKEPYSATRIGQWLSSSQSQRNRNCNLLHFLSWGNCARNCAPTQG
- the LOC122299100 gene encoding uncharacterized protein LOC122299100 isoform X1, with translation MEKPSWFRTIFVQVSLCFVLYLALNLGQPQKPIQRNRSGNRALDLYFISVRGGFRPLKQQTHLLKLMDKVAKVYNVSFVVNTSELGEDDPLMQNGTAFFSSLKIPWYTTRTTKGHGVCCFLEQIKLPYGKTLDIVGVDTGSLQDLMLRGSSSEIGHSQLHWLTRTLEAISGNWRIVVGFHQLVACEENNEQMEAKQLYELLHHTFVRFGVNAYLSGHDCTKHVRPGNIAYIGNPASREKEPYSATVSGQPALNGELVNGFLLHRVSAIEIATYFISSAGEIVHEIVLQHRGKEVM
- the LOC122299100 gene encoding uncharacterized protein LOC122299100 isoform X2, which produces MEKPSWFRTIFVQVSLCFVLYLALNLGQPQKPIQRNRSGNRALDLYFISVRGGFRPLKQQTHLLKLMDKVAKVYNVSFVVNTSELGEDDPLMQNGTAFFSSLKIPWYTTRTTKGHGVCCFLEQIKLPYGKTLDIVGVDTGSLQDLMLRGSSSEIGHSQLHWLTRTLEAISGNWRIVVGFHQLVACEENNEQMEAKQLYELLHHTFNAYLSGHDCTKHVRPGNIAYIGNPASREKEPYSATVSGQPALNGELVNGFLLHRVSAIEIATYFISSAGEIVHEIVLQHRGKEVM